DNA from Mesorhizobium loti R88b:
GTGAATTTGACGGTTGTCATGTCGATCTCCAGCGATTGAATTAAGCTGCTATTGGCGCCCGTTTGGTCAGGTTGAGCTTCTGGCGCACTTCCTCCGGTCCCAGGATCCTGGCCCCGAGATTGGTGACGATGCTGGCGGCGCGCTCGACGAGCTGTGCATTGGTGGCGAGCACGCCCTTGTCGAGCCACAGATTGTCTTCGAGACCGACGCGGACATTGCCGCCGGCCAAAACGGCAGCGGCCGCATAGGCCATCTGGTTGCGGCCGATGGCGAAGGCCGACCAGTTCCAGGTCGACGGCACGTTGTTGACCATAGCCATGAAGGTGTTGAGGTCGTCAGGCGCTCCCCACGGCACGCCCATGCACAATTGCACAAGCGCGTCCGCGTTTAGGACCTTTTCCTCGACCAGCTGCTTGGCGAACCAGAGATGGCCGGTGTCGAAGGCCTCGATCTCGGGCTTGACGCCGAGCGCCGTCATCATGCCGCCCATGGCGCGCAGCATGCCGGGCGTGTTGGTCATGACATAATCGGCCTCGGCGAAGTTCATGGTGCCGCAGTCGAGCGTGCAGATTTCCGGCAGGCACTGGCGCACATGTTCCATGCGGTTGGTGGCGCCGCCCATGTCGGTGCCCTTTTCGTTGAGCGGCAACGGCGCCTCGGGCGAACCGAACACCATGTCGCCGCCCATGCCGGCGGTGAGGTTCAGGATGACGTCGACGTTCGCGGCACGAATGCGTTCGGTCACCTCGCGGTAGAGATGCACATCGCGGCGCGGCTTGCCGGTCTCGGGGTCGCGCACATGGCAGTGGACGATTGCAGCGCCGGCCTTGGCCGCATCGATGGCCGAATCGGCGATCTGCTTGGGCGAGCGCGGTACATGCGGGCTGCGATCCTGCGAACCGCCGGATCCGGTCACGGCACAGGTAATGAAAACCTCACGGTTCATCGCAAGCGGCATGGAATTCTCCTCCCAATCGAAACAACCATGCATGTCGCCCAAAAGTGGGAACCGGTTTTGGGACAACGACATGCACAGGAACCCGCACAACATTGCGCGGCTTGCGGGATCCTGCTTTACGTTTTACGAAGCTACTATGATAAAAACCGAAAGAGCGACAATCTTTCGCGCCGAGCAGTCGCCGCTCAAGGTGACGCTGCTGGTGTTTTCCGGGGCGTCCATCATGTGCGTGGCATGCACCGTTGATCCGCTGCGCGCCGCCAACCGTATCGCCGGCGAAACCTTGTTCGACTTCAAACTGGTTTCGGTGACCGGCGAGGCGCCGGTCACGACATGCGGCTTGCCCGTGGCGGTCAGCGGCCGGTTCGATGCGACGGAACCAACCGACGTGCTGATCGTGGTCGCGGGCTTCGGCACACAGAACTATGCCACGTCAGCGCTGCTTGCCGGCCTGCGCCGCGCGGCGCGTTCGGCCCGCGCCTGCGGCGGCGTCGAGGCCGGCACATGGCTGGTGGCGCGCGCCGGCTTGCTGGAAGGGCGCAGCGCCACCACCCATTGGGAGGACATGGAGGATTTCTCGTCCGCCTTTCCCGGTGTCGACGTGCGCCCCGATCGATACATCATCGATGGGCCGGTGTTCACCACGGGCGGGGCGTCGCCGACCCTGGATCTGATGTTGCACCTGATTCGCACCCGGCTCGGCATGGCCGTGGCGCTCGATGTGGCAAGCGCGTTCATCTACGATCAGGCGCGGGTGGCGACCGATGCGCAGCCGCTGGTCTCGCTTGGCCGGCTCGACGGCTACGACCCGCGTCTGGCGCAGGCCATTCGGCTGATGGAAGCGCATGTCGATCAGCCGCTGACCATCGAAGCCATCGCAAAGCGTGCCGGCGTGACGGCGCGAACACTGGAAAGCATCTTTCGCAAGTCGATCGGCGAGACGCCGGGCGCCTATTATCTGAGGCTGCGGCTGGGGGCCGCGCGCCGGCTGGTCGTCGACACGCGGATAGCGATGGCCGATATTGCCGGGCGGACGGGATTCTCTTCCGCCGCGGCATTTTCCAGAGCGTTTTCAAGAGCTTTTGGCGAAGCCCCAGTCAGGCTGCGCCGAGGATAATCATATCCGGGGGATTACGCGGCGTTCTGTCGATCGCTGCCGGCGTCGATCTGCGAGCGCATTTGCCTCACCAGCCGGACTTCGAATCGGCTGCTGACAGCGCGATCCCATTCGTTCTTCACATTGTCGGTCGGCCGCGGCAGCGCCATCAGCCGGTCGATGATCGATCCGGTCTCGCCGGATGAGAGTAGGGCGTCGATTTCGCGTTCGTGCTGCATATCGGTTCGCCTCCTTCCTTTTCACCCGCCACAGGCCCCTTTTATACGAGATACGTGACGGCAGTTTGAAGGCAAGAGCGAGGTCATTGAGGGGCGGCAAAGGGCAAAACCATGTCGCCAAATGAGAGCTTTGGCGCAAAGCTGTGCTGCGCGCCAAAACCGAATCAGAGGACGTCAGTCCAGCCGGTTCTCGAACAGCACAGTCGTAAAGCCGCTGTCCCATTCATCGTCGGGATAGCGGTCCTTTTCGACATAGCCGACCGCCTTGTAGACACCCTGGGCGCGCTCGTTGAACGTGTCGGTCTCGAGCCGCACCTGTGGAAAGCCGGTGGCACTAATCGCCTGTTCGGCATGCGTCAGCAGCCTGCGGCCGACGCCCCGGCCCTGATTGCCGGCCCTCACATGCACAGCCTCGATGAAGTCGCCGCGCCAGTGGATCAGCCCGGCTACCTCGCCGTCGATCTCGGCAATGGTGAATTCCGGCCAGCTTTCCTCGACATAGCGTCCGCCAATATCGGTCTCGATATAGCGCTGCGCCGACGCCTCGGTGATGTGTGGCAGCCAGGTGCCTTCGAAGGTTTCCTGAAGCACCTGCTTCAGAGCCGCGACATCGCCCTGCCGCGCCTTGCGCACCGTGATCTGCCCGTTTGCCATCGTCTTTCTCCATCGCTTGGGAGAGCGGACTAGCAAAAGGCGATCACGGCGGCTTTCAGCCACACCAGGCAGGTATCGGGCCAGCCTCAGGCTTCAGACGTAGCGGTTGACTATGTTTTCCAGCAGTTCCTGGCGGCCGGAGCGCGGCTGCGGCTCGATCTTCTTCTTCACGACGCGCTCGGCGATGTCCTCTAGCGTGCGCTTGCCCGACAGCATCGCCTTGGCCTCGGTGCTGTTCCAGCCGGCATAGCGCTCGGCCAGCGGACCCGACAGCGCCTTGTCCTCGACCATGCGAGCAGCTGCCTTCAGGCCGCGTGCGCAAGAGTCCATGCCGCCGATGTGGCCGATCAGCAGATCCTGCGGGTCAAGCGACTGGCGGCGCAGCTTCGCGTCGAAATTGGTGCCGCCGGTCTTGAAGCCGCCGGCCTGCAGGACCTGATAGTAGGCCAATGCCATTTCCGGCACATTGTTGGGGAACTGGTCGGTGTCCCAGCCCGACTGGTAGTCGTTGCGGTTCATGTCGATCGAGCCGAAGACGCCGAGCGCATTGGCCAGCGCCAGTTCGTGCTCGAAGGAATGGCCGGCGAGAATAGCATGGCCCTGCTC
Protein-coding regions in this window:
- a CDS encoding GlxA family transcriptional regulator, with translation MIKTERATIFRAEQSPLKVTLLVFSGASIMCVACTVDPLRAANRIAGETLFDFKLVSVTGEAPVTTCGLPVAVSGRFDATEPTDVLIVVAGFGTQNYATSALLAGLRRAARSARACGGVEAGTWLVARAGLLEGRSATTHWEDMEDFSSAFPGVDVRPDRYIIDGPVFTTGGASPTLDLMLHLIRTRLGMAVALDVASAFIYDQARVATDAQPLVSLGRLDGYDPRLAQAIRLMEAHVDQPLTIEAIAKRAGVTARTLESIFRKSIGETPGAYYLRLRLGAARRLVVDTRIAMADIAGRTGFSSAAAFSRAFSRAFGEAPVRLRRG
- a CDS encoding GNAT family N-acetyltransferase, translated to MANGQITVRKARQGDVAALKQVLQETFEGTWLPHITEASAQRYIETDIGGRYVEESWPEFTIAEIDGEVAGLIHWRGDFIEAVHVRAGNQGRGVGRRLLTHAEQAISATGFPQVRLETDTFNERAQGVYKAVGYVEKDRYPDDEWDSGFTTVLFENRLD
- a CDS encoding 3-keto-5-aminohexanoate cleavage protein gives rise to the protein MPLAMNREVFITCAVTGSGGSQDRSPHVPRSPKQIADSAIDAAKAGAAIVHCHVRDPETGKPRRDVHLYREVTERIRAANVDVILNLTAGMGGDMVFGSPEAPLPLNEKGTDMGGATNRMEHVRQCLPEICTLDCGTMNFAEADYVMTNTPGMLRAMGGMMTALGVKPEIEAFDTGHLWFAKQLVEEKVLNADALVQLCMGVPWGAPDDLNTFMAMVNNVPSTWNWSAFAIGRNQMAYAAAAVLAGGNVRVGLEDNLWLDKGVLATNAQLVERAASIVTNLGARILGPEEVRQKLNLTKRAPIAA